The Akkermansia muciniphila genome includes the window TGGCTGATGATAAAGGCGGACATGAAGCAACGACAACCTAAGCGATTCCCAACGATTTGCGAGAAAAATTTGAGTAATCCCCCATCATACCTTCCGGGAGGCGCCCCGGAGCCTCCCGGTCCGGCAAAGCCCGCTCCCCCTATCAAACGGAAATGTTAAAAAACGCCACAAATCGCCTCTTCCTGCATTCTTTTCCTTGAAATGGGATGTGTTTTCCTCTTTTATAACGTAACCATTGCGATTGCCATGACTAACATTCATCCCTTCACCACCGCAGCAGCCTGCCTCCTGACCGTCGGAGCAGCGCTCTTCACCAGCTCCTGCCAGCCTACCTCTCCGCAGAGCTACGCCCGTCAATTCGCTACCGCCCAGAACGTCTCCGTACACGGGTATAACGGCCGTGAAACGCTGACCAGCAGGGTTTATGCCGACTGGGGCGGCATGCCGGCCAACGCGCGCCGCGCCATGGAGGAATACATCAAGGGCGCTGAATGGAAGACGATGGACTACATCCGCCCGCAATACTTCATCCAGGTGGACCGCTCCTACTGGGCTCTCTGCATTGACAATGACGGCAACCTCATCGGCATCGTTCCCTTCCGCAACGGCAGGGACGCCCGCAAGATGTCCGTCAACAACCACTTCAAAATGCTGGTCAACACCACGGACCAGGCCCCGGCCCTGGGCTATGCCATCCTGAAAAACCTGGCTTATGCGGATGGACTGCGCGTCAGCACCCGCAAGGCTGACGGCCTGAACACGCCTGTTCCGGCGCCGCCCGCCGTGAAGGTGGTTGTTCCGCCCAAGGAAGCCGCTCCGGCAGCCGGAGCCGCCAAGCCTGCGGCCGCACCTTCCACGGAACCCGCCGCTACGGAAGAAACGCCCGCCGATGATGCAGACTCCACCGGCACGGAAGAAACGCCCGCCGCGGATAACACTGCTGAAGACAGCGATGCCACGGCGACGGATGACGCCGCTACCGACGACTTTTAAGATGCCTCCCCCCTCCGGGGACTACATACCTCCATTTCCATCACGCTCCGCCGGCACGCACGGCGGGGCGTTTTTTATCCCCATTCTTCCGGAACAACGGCAAGTTTGCTCTTATTTTAAACCATCCCTGTCGTGGGAAAGCGCCTGTGAAGCTTGTAAATAGCCCGGTTCGGAAGTGGCCTGCGCTTACGTAAGCTTGAATGAAAAGCCTCCGGCCCCCGTTCATTCCGGGTTACGGAAAAAACCACGGGAAAGGAGGATATTCTTCAGGTCTCAATCTGCTCCGCCAGCGGAGGAAAACCGCCCGCAGGGAAAGACGCAAGGAACGCACTCACATGTTTAACCCGCAGGAACGCGCATCACCCCTAAAAACCCTTTACCGGACGCTCCGCCCGGCGGAAACGTCAAAAAGCCGGATGCCCTGCCAAAAGCAGGGCATCCCAATTCGCGCCCTCTTCACCGGAGGCCATTCGCCGGACCTGGTGAAAAGGAAACCGCAGACTGTGGCGGAATCTCAATTCCCGCTCTTCTTCACCTGGTCGGGCCACGGAACGGAGCTCCCTTCCGGCGCGCCCAGCTCGTTGCCCTTCTTGTAGGTAGGCATCTGCGCCTTCCGCTCCCGGAGCAGCTTGCCCATGGCGGCGGCCATTTCCTTCAACTTCCGCGGCTCTTTGGAAACCAGGTTTTCCTTTTCGCCGATATCCTTCTTCAAATTGTACAACTCGAAGCTCTGGTCCCCGTGACGGTAAATCAGCTTCCAGTCCCCCTGGCGCAGGGCGGTGGAAGCGCCGTACTGAGGAGCCTGGCGATTGTTTTCCCCCCAGTTGTTGGGCTGGTGGAACAGCAGGGGACGGTCCGCGGGGAACCGGGCGCCCTTGAGCAGCGGAACCAAGCTGAGGCCGTCCAGCTTCTGCGGAGTCTTTGCGTTCCGGCATCCGGCTATATCCAGCAGAGTCGGGAAAAAGTCGTCAATAACCACCGGAACGGCACACCGGGAACCGCCCTTTGTCACGCCCGGCCAGGAAACAATCATGGGTTCCCGGATACCGCCCTCCATGCACGACCCCTTGCCGAAGGAAAGGGGGTAATTGGCATCCTCATTGCCCAGCCTGCCGGAAATGGCCAGGCCGCCGTTGTCCGACATGAACACCAGCACCGTATTCTTGTCCAGATTGTGCTCCTTGAGGTACTTCATGATATCCCCCAGGCTCTTGTCCATGCCCTCAATCAACCCGGAATAATGCTTCTCCACCGGGGACCACTTGTGCCCGTCCTCCGGATTCTTGTAGGAATCCGCAAACCTCTTGTCATAGGCGCGTTCATCCAGCGGAGCGTGCAGGGCGTACTGGGCCATGTACAGGTAAAAGGGCTTGTCGGCCTCCTTCGGATTGGTCCTGATGGCTTCCAGACGCTTGATGGCCTCCTGGGTCAGGGCCTCCGTCAGGAACACATCGTCCTGGTAATAATTATTCTCATCCAGCCCGCGCACATGGTTGAACCCCTTTCCGTAATGCTTGGAACCGCGGTAATCCGCCGGGTGGCCGATCTCCGTACCTGCGATATTATAATCAAACCCCATGTTCAGCGGATTGGACCCCGGCGTTCCCTGGGTGCCGAAATGGGCCTTCCCGCAGTGCACGGTGACATAGCCGCACTTCTTCAGCATCGCCGGCAGCGTGACCGCCGTGGCGAAGGGGCGCGTCATGTTATAACGTATATCCTCCCCGGAAATGGGGCGTTTCGTCGTTCCACTGGCAGGAATCCCGACCGGCTGGAGACCGTTGAGGGCCCAGTCCGGCGGCTGGAGGCTCTTATTGTTGCGGTCCGTCGTCCCGTTCTGCTCCCGCACCCAGCAGGTCACGCGGTGCCGCGCCGGATTCATGCCGGACATCAGGCTCACGCGGGAAGGCGTGCAGAGGGGGTGGGCGTACGCGTCCGTAAACGTCATGCCCTGGGCGGCCAGCTTCTCCATGTTCGGCGTGCGGTAGCGCTTGTTCAGGAACGTCTTCTTCGGATTGCCGCGGCTGTCGGACCAGAACGGATGGGACGTATCCTGCCAGCCCATGTCATCCACCAGGAAAACGATGATATTGGGCTTCTTTCCGGAGGAAACGGGGTGGGAAACATTGCCCTGGGCGGATGCCCCGGCAAACAGGGAAAACACGCCGCAGGCGGCGGACAGGAGACAGGCAGTGAACTTCATGGTTGCAATTATTTAATACGATCGGCAAAATCCTTTCAACCTAAAAGTACGCACAGTCAACTTCTGGTCTTTCCACTTTTTTCCGGAAAACGCTCCCATGCCCCCGCAAGCACTGAAAGCGCTTGCGCACCGCCGGGTTTAGGCTTGATTGGCCCGCAGGCGGAGTATACATTCCTCCCCATCATGTCCGAGCGCAAGAAACCATATCCCTTTGACGTTTTTGAACCCAAATGGCAGCAGATCTGGGACGAAAGAAAAACCTTTAAGGTAAACAATCCCGGAGAAGAGGGCTTTGACGCGTCCAGACCCAAGTACTACGTGCTGGACATGTTCCCCTACCCCAGCGGCGCGGGCCTGCATGTGGGGCATCCGGAAGGGTACACGGCCACGGACATCGTGGCGCGCTTCAAGCGCATGAACGGCTTCAACGTGCTGCATCCCATGGGGTGGGACTCCTTCGGCCTTCCGGCGGAGCAATACGCCATCAAGACCGGGCAGCACCCCTCCGTCACCACCTTCCAAAACATTGACAACTTCCGCCGCCAGCTCAAGATGCTGGGCTTCTCCTATGACTGGGACCGGGAAATAGCCACGACGGACCATGAATACGTGCGCTGGACCCAGTGGATATTCCTCCAGCTCTACAACTCCTACTACAACAGGGAACTGAAAAAGGCGCGCCCCGTCTCCGAACTGGAGGAACAGGGGCTGAGCCGCGAGGAAATCGACCAGCGGCGCCTGGCCTACGTGGCGGAAGCCGCCGTGAACTGGTCCCCGGACCTGGGCACCGTGCTGGCCAATGAGGAAGTGGAGGAATGGAAATCCAAAGGCCACCATGTGGAACGCCGCCCCCTGCGCCAGTGGATGCTGCGCATTACGGACTATGCGGAACGCCTGATTGACGAACTGGAGCCCCTGGACTGGCCGGAATCCATCAAACTGCTTCAGCGCAACTGGATCGGCAAATCTGAAGGGGCGGAAGTGGACTTCACCCTGGGCGGGGAAACCATCACCGTTTACACCACCCGGCCGGATACCCTCTTTGGCGCCACTTATATGGTCCTCTCCCCGGAACACCCGCTGGTGGATTCCGTCACCACGCCGGAACAAAAGGAAGCCGTGGAACAGTACCGCAGCCAGTGCGCCACCAAGAGCGACCTGGAACGCACGGACCTGTCCAAGGAAAAGACGGGCGTCTTCACTGGCGCATACGCCGTCAACCCCGTCAATGGGGAACAGGTTCCCGTCTGGATTGCGGACTACGTGCTGATGGGCTACGGCACCGGAGCCATCATGGCCGTCCCGGCCCACGATGAGCGTGACTTCGCCTTCGCCCAGGTCTTCGGCCTCCCGGTGCTCCAGGTGGTCCAGCCCCCCAGTGAAGACATTGACTGGCGCGGCTTCTGCGGCTATGAAGGCACCAGCGTCAACTCCGGTTTCCTGACCGGACTGCCTACCCCGGAAGCCAAGGAAAAAATGACACTTTGGCTGGAAGAAAACGGCAAGGGCCGCCGCAAGGTCAACTACAAGCTGCGCGACTGGCTCTTCTCCCGCCAGCGCTACTGGGGCGAACCCTTCCCCATTGTCTGGGAAAACGGCCACCACCGCGCCCTGCCGGAGAACGAACTCCCCCTGCTCCAGCCTGATCTGGACGACTTTGCCCCCACGGGCGACCCGCGCGGACCGCTGGTCAAGGCTACGGAATGGATTGCCTACACCCCCACGGCCCACCGTGAAACGAACACCATGCCCCAATGGGCCGGCTCCTGCTGGTACTACCTGCGCTATCTGGACCCGGAAAACACGGCACGCTTCGTCAGCCGGGAGGCGGAACAATACTGGATGGGCTCCACCGGAACCCCCGGCGGCATTGACCTGTACGTGGGCGGCACGGAACACGCCGTGCTCCACCTGCTCTACGCCCGCTTCTGGCACAAGGTCCTCTTTGACCTGGGCCACCTCAGCACCAATGAACCGTTCCAGAAACTCGTCAACCAGGGATTGATCCTGGGAGAAGACGGACAGAAAATGTCCAAATCCCGCGGCAACGTCGTCAACCCGGACGACATCGTCCGTGAATACGGAGCAGACTCCCTGCGCATGTATGAAATGTTCATGGGACCGCTCAAGGACGTGAAACCCTGGGCCACCAAGGGAGTGGAGGGCATCTCCCGCTTCCTGGCCCGCGTCTGGCGCGTGGCCTTCCGTGAAAACCAGGAAGGCGAATGGGAAATCAACCCCAAGCTCACGGACGGCGCCGCGGAAGCGGACGTGCTGCCTGTGCGCAAGGAACTGCACAAAACCATCCGGAAAGTGACGGACGACATCAACGAAATGTCCTTCAACACCGCCATCGCCAAAATGATGGAATGCACCAACGCCATGACCTCCGCGGACGTGGTGGACGTGCAGGACTACGACACCTTCCTGACGCTCCTGAACCCGTTTGCCCCGCACATCACGGAAGAAATCCACAGCCTCCTTCAAAAACGCTTCCCCGCCCTGGGGGAAACGCAGCTCTGCCAGAAAAACTGGCCCGCCTGTGATGAAGCCCTGCTGGTGGAAAACACCATCCCCATGGTCATCCAGGTAAACGGCAAGCTCAGGGACAAGCTGGAAGTGCCCAGGGACATCTCCCGTGAAGAACTGGAAAAACTGGCTCTGGACTCCTCCAAGGTAAAAGTCTTCCTGGACGGCGTCACCGTGCGTAAAGTAATTGTCGTGCCCGGGCGCCTCGTCAACATCGTCGCCAACTAAAACCTCCGGAAAGAACACACGACCATGACCATGATCGCCCCGTCCCTGCTGGCGGCAGACTTCTCCCGCATCGGGGAGGAAGCGCGCCGCGCCTTTCACTCCGGAGCAGACTGGCTGCACCTGGACATCATGGACGGCCACTTTGTGGACAACATCTCCTTTGGCCCGGAAATCTGCGCCGCCGTCAGAAAAGCGGTGGGGCCGGATCACTTTCTGGACGCGCACCTGATGATCGAACGGCCGGACCACTACTTTGACCGATTTGTCAAAGCGGGGGTGAACCTCATCTGCTTCCATGTGGAGCTGGGGGACGAATACTACATCCGCGACACCCTGCGCCGCATCCGCAAGGCTGGCGTAAAAAACGGGCTGGCCATCAACCCGGCAACGCCCTTTGAGGCGGTCGCCCCCTTCCTGGGGGAAATAGACCTGCTGCTGGTCATGTCCGTGGTTCCGGGCTTTGGCGGACAATCCTTCATGCCCTCCGTGCTGGACAAGGTGGAAAAAGCCGCCGAATGGCGAACGGAGCATCAGGCGGAATTCCTAATCCAGATGGACGGAGGAATCGGCAAAAACAATGCCGCGCAGTGCGCCCTGGCGGGAGCGGACGTGCTCGTAGCGGGTTCCTCCACCTTCAAGGCTCCGGACATGGCCCGCGCCATTGCGGAAATGAAATAACCTGCGGCGGGACTGCCTGTCATTCCGAAACATCAAAAAATCCGGCACTCCCACGGGGGATGCCGGATTTTTTCACTCATGACTCTTTAATCAGGCTCTGCGGCGGCGTAGCATCAATGCAGCCAGTCCGGCAG containing:
- a CDS encoding sulfatase, yielding MKFTACLLSAACGVFSLFAGASAQGNVSHPVSSGKKPNIIVFLVDDMGWQDTSHPFWSDSRGNPKKTFLNKRYRTPNMEKLAAQGMTFTDAYAHPLCTPSRVSLMSGMNPARHRVTCWVREQNGTTDRNNKSLQPPDWALNGLQPVGIPASGTTKRPISGEDIRYNMTRPFATAVTLPAMLKKCGYVTVHCGKAHFGTQGTPGSNPLNMGFDYNIAGTEIGHPADYRGSKHYGKGFNHVRGLDENNYYQDDVFLTEALTQEAIKRLEAIRTNPKEADKPFYLYMAQYALHAPLDERAYDKRFADSYKNPEDGHKWSPVEKHYSGLIEGMDKSLGDIMKYLKEHNLDKNTVLVFMSDNGGLAISGRLGNEDANYPLSFGKGSCMEGGIREPMIVSWPGVTKGGSRCAVPVVIDDFFPTLLDIAGCRNAKTPQKLDGLSLVPLLKGARFPADRPLLFHQPNNWGENNRQAPQYGASTALRQGDWKLIYRHGDQSFELYNLKKDIGEKENLVSKEPRKLKEMAAAMGKLLRERKAQMPTYKKGNELGAPEGSSVPWPDQVKKSGN
- the leuS gene encoding leucine--tRNA ligase; protein product: MSERKKPYPFDVFEPKWQQIWDERKTFKVNNPGEEGFDASRPKYYVLDMFPYPSGAGLHVGHPEGYTATDIVARFKRMNGFNVLHPMGWDSFGLPAEQYAIKTGQHPSVTTFQNIDNFRRQLKMLGFSYDWDREIATTDHEYVRWTQWIFLQLYNSYYNRELKKARPVSELEEQGLSREEIDQRRLAYVAEAAVNWSPDLGTVLANEEVEEWKSKGHHVERRPLRQWMLRITDYAERLIDELEPLDWPESIKLLQRNWIGKSEGAEVDFTLGGETITVYTTRPDTLFGATYMVLSPEHPLVDSVTTPEQKEAVEQYRSQCATKSDLERTDLSKEKTGVFTGAYAVNPVNGEQVPVWIADYVLMGYGTGAIMAVPAHDERDFAFAQVFGLPVLQVVQPPSEDIDWRGFCGYEGTSVNSGFLTGLPTPEAKEKMTLWLEENGKGRRKVNYKLRDWLFSRQRYWGEPFPIVWENGHHRALPENELPLLQPDLDDFAPTGDPRGPLVKATEWIAYTPTAHRETNTMPQWAGSCWYYLRYLDPENTARFVSREAEQYWMGSTGTPGGIDLYVGGTEHAVLHLLYARFWHKVLFDLGHLSTNEPFQKLVNQGLILGEDGQKMSKSRGNVVNPDDIVREYGADSLRMYEMFMGPLKDVKPWATKGVEGISRFLARVWRVAFRENQEGEWEINPKLTDGAAEADVLPVRKELHKTIRKVTDDINEMSFNTAIAKMMECTNAMTSADVVDVQDYDTFLTLLNPFAPHITEEIHSLLQKRFPALGETQLCQKNWPACDEALLVENTIPMVIQVNGKLRDKLEVPRDISREELEKLALDSSKVKVFLDGVTVRKVIVVPGRLVNIVAN
- the rpe gene encoding ribulose-phosphate 3-epimerase, which translates into the protein MTMIAPSLLAADFSRIGEEARRAFHSGADWLHLDIMDGHFVDNISFGPEICAAVRKAVGPDHFLDAHLMIERPDHYFDRFVKAGVNLICFHVELGDEYYIRDTLRRIRKAGVKNGLAINPATPFEAVAPFLGEIDLLLVMSVVPGFGGQSFMPSVLDKVEKAAEWRTEHQAEFLIQMDGGIGKNNAAQCALAGADVLVAGSSTFKAPDMARAIAEMK